CGGCGGCGCGTGCACGGTGATGAGGTCGGTCAGGCCGGAGACGCGCAGCACGGGATGGATCAGCCGGTTGGCGACGAGCTCGATGCGGTCGGCGTGGGCGAACAGGACCGCCAGCCCGGCGCTGTCCAGGTACTCCACTGCGGAGAAGTCGAGCAGCAGCCGCCCGGGCGCGCCGTCGATGGCGTCGGCGAGGCAGGCGGTGTTGCTCATGTCGATCTCACCGCGGACCAGCAGGGCGGTCGTGCCGTCAGCCTGCCGGGCCGAGCTGATGTGCAGCGGTGTCGTGGTCATCGGGGAATCCTCGCGTGCATGTCGACGGTGGTTCCGGCACTGGTGGAGTTGATGTTGACCTCGGACATCATGGCGCGCATCAGGCCCACGCCCCGGCCCCGGTCGGTGTTGACCGTCGGGATCTTCCACCGGCCCGTGTCGGTGACGACGAGCCGGAGCCGGTCGGCGTACGCGACGGCGCGCAGCTCGATCGGCTCGCCCGGATTGGCACGGTGCCCGTGCTCGATGGCGTTGGCGCAGGCCTCGCCCGCGGCGATGAGCGCACCC
The Catellatospora sp. IY07-71 DNA segment above includes these coding regions:
- a CDS encoding STAS domain-containing protein; translation: MTTTPLHISSARQADGTTALLVRGEIDMSNTACLADAIDGAPGRLLLDFSAVEYLDSAGLAVLFAHADRIELVANRLIHPVLRVSGLTDLITVHAPPPNGGS